In Merismopedia glauca CCAP 1448/3, the following are encoded in one genomic region:
- a CDS encoding alr0857 family protein: MLKLTYTETGLHMELVDTSLDHAIASRSLLALSLGCSLHITPTEASFLLPAIGVGLVELGLLLHHEASSVVKVDDESIEVTLTGVWIAESPVADEGIFFAPLSDSKAESWIYKLWQDSLSPISSCV, translated from the coding sequence ATGCTGAAGTTAACTTACACCGAAACCGGATTGCATATGGAGCTAGTGGACACTTCCCTAGACCATGCGATCGCCTCGCGTTCTCTCCTCGCATTGTCTTTGGGATGTAGTCTCCATATTACTCCAACTGAAGCATCCTTTTTGCTTCCCGCTATTGGGGTTGGACTAGTTGAACTAGGACTACTGTTACACCACGAAGCTAGCTCTGTGGTTAAGGTTGACGACGAATCTATTGAAGTCACCCTGACAGGAGTTTGGATCGCCGAAAGTCCAGTTGCAGATGAAGGTATCTTCTTCGCACCCCTGAGCGACTCAAAGGCTGAATCCTGGATCTACAAGTTGTGGCAAGATAGCCTCTCACCTATTTCCTCTTGCGTGTGA
- a CDS encoding HNH endonuclease: MEVQPPDILQNTVVVFSKNYLPLTRINLKRAIALLVREQAESLDLGNGKYWEIRSPSIVIQISPQIRLKGGNPERHWKVPPVNRRDLLRRDNHTCQYCSSNKRLTIDHVIPRSKGGQHKWENVVTACERCNQVKGDRLLHEVGMVLQAKPKAPAHPAVAFGDQFWKTQETVDIN; the protein is encoded by the coding sequence ATGGAAGTTCAGCCGCCAGACATACTACAAAACACGGTTGTAGTATTTTCCAAGAACTACTTACCGCTAACTAGAATCAACCTCAAAAGGGCGATCGCCCTACTAGTGAGAGAACAAGCGGAATCTTTAGATCTGGGCAATGGGAAATACTGGGAAATCCGTTCTCCCAGCATAGTTATCCAAATTTCTCCCCAAATTCGCCTTAAAGGTGGCAATCCAGAACGGCATTGGAAAGTTCCTCCTGTCAATCGGCGGGACTTACTGAGACGAGACAATCACACTTGTCAATACTGTAGTAGCAATAAGCGTCTCACCATCGATCACGTCATCCCTCGTTCTAAAGGGGGACAGCACAAATGGGAAAACGTGGTGACAGCTTGCGAAAGATGCAACCAAGTTAAAGGCGATCGCCTTCTTCATGAAGTTGGAATGGTACTACAAGCCAAACCCAAAGCCCCCGCTCATCCTGCTGTTGCCTTTGGCGACCAGTTTTGGAAAACCCAAGAAACCGTTGATATCAACTAG